A window of Pseudomonas denitrificans (nom. rej.) genomic DNA:
AGTGCGAGGATGGCCTGGGTGCTCTCCGGGTCCAGCGCCGAGGTGGCCTCGTCGCAGAGCAGGATTTCCGGCTGGTGCACCAGCGCACGGGCGATGCCGACGCGCTGCTTCTGCCCGCCGGAGAGTTGCGCCGGGTAGGCGTGGCGCTTATCTTCCAGCCCCACCAGCTGCAGCAGTTCGTCCACCCGCTCGGCGATGCGTGCCTTGGGCACGCCGGCTACGCGCAGGGGCAGGGCGATGTTCTGCGCGACCGTCTTGGCCGACATCAGGTTGAAGTGCTGGAAGATCATGCCGACGCGACGGCGCAGGCCGACCAGTTGCTGGGCGTCGAAGGTGCCGATGTCCTCGCCATCGATCAGTACCTGGCCGACGCTGGGTTGTTCCAGGCGGTTGAGGGTGCGGATCAGCGAGCTCTTGCCGGCGCCGCTGCGGCCGATGATGCCGAACACTTCGCCACGGCGGACGGCGAGTTCGATGTCGCTCAGTGCTTCCACCGGGCCGTGGTGGCCGGCGTAGGTCTTGCCCAGCCCGCGCAGGGCGATGTGCTGGGTGGCGAGTTCGAGATTGCGGTTGAAGCTGACCATGGTGGGGGCCTGTTCGGTAGTTCGGAGCGGGCGCCTTGCCCTCTCCCTAACCCTCTCCCTGAAGGGAGAGGGGACTGGTTCGGTGTGTTCGGCAATTGCGGTTCTTGCCGGAGATTTCGGCGCGGCCGGAACGTAGGTCGCATAACCTGGAACAGGTTATCCGCCGGCGCCTGCGCGGCGGATAGCGCTGACGCGTTATGCGCCCTACGAAATAGCGCGCCAGCGGTGATGCTGGCGCGTTTACTGCCAGCCCGGCTGGTAGAGCGAGCCGTGGGCCTTGTCCAGCGCGGCGCGGACCTGCGGCGAGTGCTGGTAGAGATCGACGAATTTCTTCAGCTTGCCGTCCGGGTCCTTGTAGTCATCGCGGGTCACGAACTGGATGACGTACTCGCGGTTCTCGATGCCATCGAACAGCAGCGCGCTGTTCGGATCGAGGGTCCCGGCCAGGCGGATGTAGTGCGGGTAGCCCTGGGCGAGATCGACGTCGTCCAGCGCGCGGACCAGCTGCACGGCCTCCAGCTCGATGATCTGGAGGTGTTTGGGGTTGGCCACGATGTCGTCCAGTGTCGCCTTGTAGCCGACGCCATCCTTGAGCCTGAGCAGCCCGGCCTTCTGCAGCAGCTGCAGGCCACGGCCGCCATTGATGGGGTCGTTGGCGATGGCGACCTTGGCACCCTCGGGCAGGTCGGCGATGGCCTTGTATCGGGTCGAGTACAGGCCGACGTTGTTGATGATCCCCGGCGCGAACGCCTTCAGGTGCAGGCCGCCCTCGCGGTTGGCGTTCTCCAGGAAGGGCGTGTGCTGGAAGTAGTTGGCGTCGATGTCGCCGTGGTCGAGGGTGATGTTCGGTGCGTTCCAGTCGGTGAACTCCACCAGCTCGACCTTCAGGCCCTGTTCGGCGGCTTCCTTCACCGCCACTTCCAGCGGTGGGGCGAAGGCGGCGGTGGTGCCCAGGCGCAGGGTGTCGGCGGCCTGGGCGAGGCCGGCGGCGAGGAGGTTGAGGGAGAGCCCGAGGGCCAGTTTGAAGCGTGCACGCATGGCAACGAATCCTTTGTGATTTTTAAGCCGATGGTCAAAGCGAGAAAGCTGGAGTCGCTCCAGTGGCGGTTGCCTGGCGAAAGCCTGCGCCGACGTGCCGTGCGGGCAGTCGGGCGCGGCCGGCGCCGAAGAGTTTTTCCCGCAGCGTGCCGTCCGCGTAGGTGGTCTTGTAGGCGCCGCGGTTCTGCAGTTCGGGTACCACGAGGTCGATGAAGTCGGCGTAGCTTTCCGGCTCCACGGTGCGGGTGAGGTTGAAGCCGTCCAGACCGGCCTCGTTGATCCAGCCCAGCAGCTCATCGGCCACCTGCAGCGGGTCGCCGACCAGCGTGGTGTAGCGGCCGCCGAGGGCGAGCTGTTCCAGCAACTGGCGCACGGTGGCATCGGTGCGGGCGACGGTCAGCGCCTTGGTGGCGGACTCGATGGCGTTGGTCTTCTCGTAGCGGATCGGCTCGTCCAGTGCGTAGCGCGAGAAGTCGATGCCGGTGGTGCTGGCGAAGTGCGCAAGGCCGGCCTCGGCACTGGCGAAGCGGCGGTATTCGGCGAGCTTGTCGCGGGCCTCGGCTTCGGTCGGTGCGACGATGACGTTGATGCCCATGAATACCTTGATGTCGTCCGCCCGGCGGCCGGCATCCACCATCGCCTGACGGATGCGCTCCACCAGCACGCGGGTGGCCTCGCGGGTCTGCGCCGAGACGAACACGCACTCGGCGTGGCGTGCGGCGAAGGCCAGTCCGCGATTCGACGCACCGGCCTGGAACAGCAGCGGCGTGCGCTGCGGCGACGGCTGGCTGAGGTGGTAACCCTCGACGTCGAAGAACTCGCCGTGGTGGCGGACCTTGTGCACCTTGGCCGGCTGCGCGTAGATGCGCCGCTGGCGGTCGGCGACGACGGCATCGTCTTCCCAGCTGCCTTCCCAGAGCTTGTAGAGCACCTCCAGGTATTCGTCGGCGCGGTCGTAGCGACGGTCGTGGTCGATCTGTCGGTCCTGGCCCATGGCGCGGGCGGTGCTTTCCAGGTAGCCGGTGACGATGTTCCAGCCGACCCGGCCGTCGCTCAGGTGATCCAGCGTGGAGAGTCGCCGGGCAAACGGGTAGGGCGCTTCGTAAGTGAGGTTGGCGGTAATGCCGAAGCCCAGGTGCTCCGTTGCCCCGGCCATGGCCGAGACCAGCATCAGCGGGTCGTTCACCGGCAGCTGGATGGCTTCCCTGGCGGTGAGTTCGATGCCGTTCTGGTAGACGTCGTAGACGCCGAGGATGTCGGCGAGGAACAGGCCGTCGAACAGGCCTTTCTCCAGCAGGCGGGCGAGGTCGGTCCAGTGGCTGAGCTTGTTGAAGTCGCTGGAGCGGTCGCGCGGATGGGTCCACAGGCCGTGGTTGATGTGGCCGACGCAATTCATGCTGAAGGCGTTGAGGAGGATCTGCTTCTGGCTCATAGGGTCCCCCGGCGCGGCGGCAGCTGGTCGTTGAGGTAGTAATTGCCCACCGCGAAGTACTTCCAGCGCGCCGGGTCGTGCAGGGTGTGCACGCGGGCGTTGCGCCAGTGGCGGTCCAGGCCCAGCTCGGCGAGGCTGGCGCGGCTGCCGCCCAGTTCGATCAGCTTGGAGCTGGCCAGCAGCGAGACCTCGGTGGTGATCGCCCGCGCCTCGGCCACGGCGATGGAGGCGGCGGCGACGCTCTCGGCGCTGGGCTCGGCAGTGGCGGCATCGAGCACGCGGCCGGAGCGATCCAGCAGCGCTTCGGCGGCGTGCAAGCGGATCGCCAGGCGGCCGACTTCATTGATCGCCAGTGGGTCGTCGCTGGCCTTGTCCACGCCTGCGTCGATCCACGGCCGCGCCTTTTCGCGCAGGAACACCAAAGCATCTTCATAGGCGCCACGGGCGATGCCGACATCGATGGCGGCGTGGAGAATCTGTGCGAAGGGGCCGACCGTGGTCGGACGCTCGAAGGCGCTCTGGAACGGCACGATGTCGTCCTCGCTCACGGGCGCGCCATCGAACACCACGCTGCCGCTGCCGGTGGTGCGCTGGCCGAAGCCGGACCAGTCGTCGATCACCTCCACGCCCTGGCTGTCGCGCGCGATGAAGGCGAACTGCTGGACGCCGTCGTCATCGATCACCAGGGTCGGAATGCGCTGTGCGTAGAGCGCACCGGTGCAGTAGAACTTGCGGCCATGGATGCGCAGTTGGCCGTCTTCGCGCTTGAGACGGGTGGTGCGTTCGTGGGCGGTGCGCGTGCCGATTTCTGCCAGCGCGTTGCCGAAGCGCACGCCGGCCAGCACTTCGGCGAACAGGCGGGCTTTCTGCTCTTCGCTGCCGTTCACCCGCAGCAGTTCGACGGCGTAGAAATGGTTCTGCGGAATCTGCCCCAGCGAGCCGTCGGCGGCGGAGATGATCGCGATCACGCGGGCCACCGTGACGCGGGAAACCCCGGCGCCGCCATGCTCGCGCGGCACGGTGATACCCCACAGGCCGGAGCGGCTGAAGCGCTCCAGTTCGTCGATCGGCAGGCGCCGCTCGCGGTCACGGGCGATGGCGTCTTCGCGGAAGTCGGCGGCCAGGGTACGGGCGACGTCGAGGGCTTCGTCGTCGCTGCGGATGATGTGGATGGGGGCGATCTGTGCGGGAGATTGTACGAGGCTGTTCATCGGCGTTCCTCAGATCCAGGAATGACGCGCGGGGCGTGCGCCGTTGAGGTGGTAGGCGCCGACCGCCTGGACCTTCCAGCGCACCGGGTCGTGCAGGGTGTGCACGCGGGCGTTGCGCCAGTGGCGGTCGAGGTTGAATTCGGCAAGGGTGGCGCGGCTGCCGGCCAGCTCGAAGAGTTTTTCGCTGGCGGCCAGGCTGACCTCGGTGGTCAGCACCTTGGCCTCGGCCACGGCGATGGAGGCACGGGCAGCGGACTCGTCGTCGATGGGGCGCGCGCTGACTTCGTCGAGCACATGGCCGGCGCTCTCCAGCAGCGCCTCGGCGGCGTGCAGTTCGACCTGCAGGCGGCCGATCTCGGCGATGGTGAAGGGCTCTTCGCTGGCCTGCTCGACGTTGGCATCGATGAAAGGGCGGGTGCGTGTGCGGATGAACTCGATGGCGTCTTCCAGGGCGTTCGCCGCGATGCCGGCATCGATGGCGGCCTGGATCAGTTGCGAGACGGCACCCTGGATGTTCGGCACGTCGGCGAGGCGGCCGTTGTGGATCACCAGCGAACCGGCAACGGGGGCATTGTCCAGCAGCACGGTGCCGCTGGCGGTGGTGCGCTGGCCGAAGCCGGACCAGTCGTCGACGATGCGCAGGCCTTCCACGCCGCGCTCGACGAAGCCCATGACCGCGCGGCCTTGCTCGTCGATGGCCTTCACCGCGACCCAGTGGGCGAACAGCGCGCCGGTGGAATAGAACTTCTCGCCACTGACGCGGAAGTGTTCGCCGTCGGGCAGCAGCCGTGCCTTGAGTTCGAGGGTGTTGCGGGTGTTGCGTTCGGGGCCGGCATTGCCGATGCGCCGGCCGTTGAGTACGCCGCCGAACAGTACGCGCTTCTGCGCGTCGCTGGCGACGTTGTCGATCACGTTGAGCAGGCCGAACTGGTTCTGCGGAATTTGCCCCAATGCCGGGTCGGCGGCGCAGATCACGCGGAAGACTTCGGCCACGGTGGCGTAGGAAACCTGCGCGCCGCCGTACTCGCGGGGAATGCTGATGCCGCCCAGGCCCAGGGCGGTGAAGTGCTCCAGCTCGCGCCAGGGCAGTGCGCGCTCGCGGTCGCGGGCGGCAGCGCCGGGTTTCGCCAGGCGGGCCACTTCGTGGGCGGCGTCGATGGCCTGGGCGTCGTTGTCGATGCGGCGCGCCGGGAGTTGCCGGGGCGCCTGGTCACGAAGGTCCTTGGGTGCGGATTCGTCGGTCATGCGGTTTCCTGTGGTTGTTGCAGTGCGGAAGGTTCCCTCTCCCCAACCCTCTCCCTGAAGGGAGAGGGGGCTGTTCGGAGCGCGTTGCCAGCGCGACATCAGCCGTTCATGGCGGCGCGCGCTTGAAGTTACCGGTGAGAGCAGTGTTCGCAGGCGACTCGGATAGCGCCCTCGCCCGCTTGCGGGAGAGGGCGGGGAGAGGGTGAAACGCCCCCGAGCCCGATCTCGTATCAGAACGCCGGCGCAATCTCACCCTTGTAGCGGGTCAGGATGAACTGGCGGACCTCCGGCGAATTCAGCACCTTGGCCAGCTTCTGGATGCCCGGGTCCTGGATGTTGTCCGGGCGGGCGACGAGGAACTCGGCGTAGAGGTCCTTGCCTTTCTCCACGATCAGCGCGCTCTTGGTGTCGATCCCGGCCTCCAGCGCGTAGTTGGCGAAGATGAACGCCAGGTCCACCTGCTTCACCGCGCGGGCCAGCAGGGCGCCTTCCAGCTCACGAATCTTCAGGTGTTTGGGGTTGTCGGTGATGTCGCGCTCGGTGGACTGTGGGTTGCTCGGGTCCTTGAGCTTGATGAGGCCGCTCTCGGCCAGCAGCACCAGGGCGCGGCCGGTGTTCACCGGGTCATTGGGGATGGCCACGCTGGCGCCGTCGGGCAGCTCGGCAAGGGACTTGTACCTGGTGGAGTAGGCGCCGAAGGGCTCGATGTGGATGCCTACCACCGGCACCAGATCGGTGTGGCGGGTCTTGTTGAAGTCATCGAGGAAGGGACGGTACTGGTAGTAGTTGGCGTCGAGGTTCTTCTGCGCGAGCTGCAGGTTGGGCTGGATGAAGTCGGTGAAGACCTTGATATCGAGGTCGACGCCTTCCTTGGCCAGTTCCGGTTTGACGAACTCGAGGATCTCGGCGTGGGGCACCGGGGTGGCGCCGACCACTAGCTTCTCCCCCGCGTGGGCGGAGAAGGCGACGACGGCCGCCAGAATGGCGATGGCCTTTTTCATGGGTGTTGCTCCTTGGCAGTAGTGGGTGGGCCGTCGTGGTGTGGACGTGGGGCCTTGATGGCAGCGGGGCCCGGCTGCCGGCGGGTGGATCGCAAGTGCCGCTCCCGGTGGGGGAGTGGGCGGGGAATTCAGCGCCGGGTGTAGCGCGCCACGAGACGGTCGCCGCTCATCTGCAGGGCCTGCACCAGCAGGATCAGCAGGGCGACGGTGATGATCATCACGTCGGTCTGGAAGCGCTGGTAACCGAAGCGGATCGCCAGGTCGCCGAGACCGCCGCCGCCGATCACGCCGGACATCGCGGTGTAGTCCACCAGCACGATGGCGGTGACGGTCACGGCGGCGATCAGCCCGGTGCGCGCTTCCGGCAGCAGGGTGTGCCAGATGATCTGCCAGGTGCTGGCGCCCATCGCCTGGGTGGCTTCCACCAGGCCGCGGTCGACTTCGCGCAGGGCAGTCTCCACCAACCGCGCGAAGAACGGCGTGCAACCCACCACCAGCGGCGGAATCGCGCCGGCGACGCCCAGCGAGGTGCCGGTGATCAGCGTGGTGACCGGGATCAGCACGATCAGCAGGATGATGAATGGCAGCGAGCGCAGCATGTTCACCACCACCGACAGAGCGCGGTACAGGCCGGGCCTGGCATGCAACTGGCGCTTGCCGGTGAGGTACAGCAGCACGCCCAGCGGCAGCCCCAGCAACACGGTGAAGGCCAGTGCGCCGCCGAGCATGGCGAGGGTGTCCAGGCAGGCCTGGGCGAGATCGTGCCAGTCGAGGTTGCGGAACCAGCCGTCCATCAGGCGCCACCTCGTCTGAGTTTCGCCGCACGGTGCGGCGCGCGCAGGCGGTCGCCCTGGCCGAACAGCTTGTGGCGCAGGGTGCCCTGTTCGTACTCGCGCTTGAACAGCCCACGCGCCTGCAACTCGGGCACCAGCAGGTCTACGATGTCGACGAAGGTCTCCGGCGCCACCAGGCTGGAGAGGTTGAAGCCGTCGACGTCGGTTTCCTCGACCCAGGCCTGCAACTGGTCCGCCACGGTCTGCGGCGAACCCACCAGCAGCGGGCCGTCGCCACCCAGGGCGCAGTAGTCGGCGATCTCGGCGGCGGTCCACTGGCGCTCCGGGTCGGCAGCGCTGAAGGCGTCCACCGCGGACTGGATCGCGTCGCTCTGTACGTGGCGCAACACCTGGTCCGGCGCGTACTGGCCGAAGTCGATGCCGGTCCAGCCGGAGACCAGCGCCAGGGCGCCCTCGCGGTCGCTGTAGCGGCGGTAGTCTTCCAGCTTGGCCAGGGCCTCCGCGTC
This region includes:
- a CDS encoding methionine ABC transporter ATP-binding protein; translated protein: MVSFNRNLELATQHIALRGLGKTYAGHHGPVEALSDIELAVRRGEVFGIIGRSGAGKSSLIRTLNRLEQPSVGQVLIDGEDIGTFDAQQLVGLRRRVGMIFQHFNLMSAKTVAQNIALPLRVAGVPKARIAERVDELLQLVGLEDKRHAYPAQLSGGQKQRVGIARALVHQPEILLCDEATSALDPESTQAILALLRDINRRLGLTIVLITHEMAVIREICDRVVVLERGRIVEQGDVWEVFGNPQHEVSRTLLGSLQQHLPPDLLARLEHPSDNEVILDLHYTGVREQEPDLLAIAQALGSRISLLHGGIERIQGRALGRLLLSVAAPAASAPQLLERARDVADRLEVLSHA
- a CDS encoding MetQ/NlpA family ABC transporter substrate-binding protein → MRARFKLALGLSLNLLAAGLAQAADTLRLGTTAAFAPPLEVAVKEAAEQGLKVELVEFTDWNAPNITLDHGDIDANYFQHTPFLENANREGGLHLKAFAPGIINNVGLYSTRYKAIADLPEGAKVAIANDPINGGRGLQLLQKAGLLRLKDGVGYKATLDDIVANPKHLQIIELEAVQLVRALDDVDLAQGYPHYIRLAGTLDPNSALLFDGIENREYVIQFVTRDDYKDPDGKLKKFVDLYQHSPQVRAALDKAHGSLYQPGWQ
- a CDS encoding LLM class flavin-dependent oxidoreductase; translation: MSQKQILLNAFSMNCVGHINHGLWTHPRDRSSDFNKLSHWTDLARLLEKGLFDGLFLADILGVYDVYQNGIELTAREAIQLPVNDPLMLVSAMAGATEHLGFGITANLTYEAPYPFARRLSTLDHLSDGRVGWNIVTGYLESTARAMGQDRQIDHDRRYDRADEYLEVLYKLWEGSWEDDAVVADRQRRIYAQPAKVHKVRHHGEFFDVEGYHLSQPSPQRTPLLFQAGASNRGLAFAARHAECVFVSAQTREATRVLVERIRQAMVDAGRRADDIKVFMGINVIVAPTEAEARDKLAEYRRFASAEAGLAHFASTTGIDFSRYALDEPIRYEKTNAIESATKALTVARTDATVRQLLEQLALGGRYTTLVGDPLQVADELLGWINEAGLDGFNLTRTVEPESYADFIDLVVPELQNRGAYKTTYADGTLREKLFGAGRARLPARHVGAGFRQATATGATPAFSL
- a CDS encoding SfnB family sulfur acquisition oxidoreductase codes for the protein MNSLVQSPAQIAPIHIIRSDDEALDVARTLAADFREDAIARDRERRLPIDELERFSRSGLWGITVPREHGGAGVSRVTVARVIAIISAADGSLGQIPQNHFYAVELLRVNGSEEQKARLFAEVLAGVRFGNALAEIGTRTAHERTTRLKREDGQLRIHGRKFYCTGALYAQRIPTLVIDDDGVQQFAFIARDSQGVEVIDDWSGFGQRTTGSGSVVFDGAPVSEDDIVPFQSAFERPTTVGPFAQILHAAIDVGIARGAYEDALVFLREKARPWIDAGVDKASDDPLAINEVGRLAIRLHAAEALLDRSGRVLDAATAEPSAESVAAASIAVAEARAITTEVSLLASSKLIELGGSRASLAELGLDRHWRNARVHTLHDPARWKYFAVGNYYLNDQLPPRRGTL
- a CDS encoding SfnB family sulfur acquisition oxidoreductase, encoding MTDESAPKDLRDQAPRQLPARRIDNDAQAIDAAHEVARLAKPGAAARDRERALPWRELEHFTALGLGGISIPREYGGAQVSYATVAEVFRVICAADPALGQIPQNQFGLLNVIDNVASDAQKRVLFGGVLNGRRIGNAGPERNTRNTLELKARLLPDGEHFRVSGEKFYSTGALFAHWVAVKAIDEQGRAVMGFVERGVEGLRIVDDWSGFGQRTTASGTVLLDNAPVAGSLVIHNGRLADVPNIQGAVSQLIQAAIDAGIAANALEDAIEFIRTRTRPFIDANVEQASEEPFTIAEIGRLQVELHAAEALLESAGHVLDEVSARPIDDESAARASIAVAEAKVLTTEVSLAASEKLFELAGSRATLAEFNLDRHWRNARVHTLHDPVRWKVQAVGAYHLNGARPARHSWI
- a CDS encoding MetQ/NlpA family ABC transporter substrate-binding protein, with product MKKAIAILAAVVAFSAHAGEKLVVGATPVPHAEILEFVKPELAKEGVDLDIKVFTDFIQPNLQLAQKNLDANYYQYRPFLDDFNKTRHTDLVPVVGIHIEPFGAYSTRYKSLAELPDGASVAIPNDPVNTGRALVLLAESGLIKLKDPSNPQSTERDITDNPKHLKIRELEGALLARAVKQVDLAFIFANYALEAGIDTKSALIVEKGKDLYAEFLVARPDNIQDPGIQKLAKVLNSPEVRQFILTRYKGEIAPAF
- a CDS encoding methionine ABC transporter permease gives rise to the protein MDGWFRNLDWHDLAQACLDTLAMLGGALAFTVLLGLPLGVLLYLTGKRQLHARPGLYRALSVVVNMLRSLPFIILLIVLIPVTTLITGTSLGVAGAIPPLVVGCTPFFARLVETALREVDRGLVEATQAMGASTWQIIWHTLLPEARTGLIAAVTVTAIVLVDYTAMSGVIGGGGLGDLAIRFGYQRFQTDVMIITVALLILLVQALQMSGDRLVARYTRR